The following proteins are co-located in the Corynebacterium kalinowskii genome:
- a CDS encoding ABC transporter substrate-binding protein: MKQMKRISAAVAALVIATGGLVACSGGGDDDKGSVYFLNFKPEQDAAYQKIAKDYTAKTGVEVKVVTAASNSYEQTLKAEIGKKDAPTLFQVNGPTGLKTWEPYMADLSDATITKNLNPDVPALKGSDGKVYGVPFAVEGYGLIYNAAIFDKYFALPDAKAKSAADIKDYATLKAVSEDMQAKKAELGIEGAFASTSLASGEDWRWQTHLANLPVHQEFKDLGTKETKDVKFKYNENFKNLFDLYLKNSTIDPKLAPSKAVTDSMAEFAMGKAAMVQNGNWAWSQIEKVDGNVVKQDDIKFLPMYMGLPDEGKTGIAVGTENYLGVNKKASEADQKASIDFVNWLFTTDEGKKYVINDLGFNAPFNNFSKTDTPNDPLAKEVAAAIDNKELTTIPWDFQYFPSQKFKNDFGQALAQYASGNKSWEEVVKIFTEGWAAESK; the protein is encoded by the coding sequence GACGACAAGGGATCCGTCTACTTCCTCAACTTCAAGCCAGAGCAGGATGCTGCCTACCAGAAGATTGCCAAGGACTACACCGCCAAGACCGGCGTTGAGGTCAAAGTCGTAACCGCAGCCTCCAACAGCTACGAGCAGACCCTGAAGGCCGAAATCGGCAAGAAGGATGCCCCAACCCTCTTCCAGGTGAACGGCCCAACTGGCCTGAAGACCTGGGAGCCATACATGGCTGACCTCTCCGATGCCACGATCACCAAGAACCTGAACCCAGACGTCCCGGCCCTCAAGGGCTCCGACGGCAAGGTCTACGGCGTGCCATTTGCAGTGGAAGGCTACGGTCTGATTTACAACGCTGCCATCTTTGACAAGTACTTTGCCCTGCCAGATGCTAAGGCAAAGAGCGCAGCAGACATCAAGGACTACGCCACCCTGAAGGCCGTGTCTGAGGACATGCAGGCCAAGAAGGCCGAGCTGGGCATCGAAGGTGCCTTCGCCTCCACCTCGCTGGCTTCTGGTGAGGATTGGCGCTGGCAGACCCACCTGGCAAACCTCCCGGTCCACCAGGAATTCAAGGACCTGGGCACCAAGGAAACCAAGGATGTGAAGTTCAAGTACAACGAGAACTTCAAGAACCTGTTCGACCTGTACCTGAAGAACTCCACCATTGATCCAAAGCTCGCCCCATCCAAGGCAGTGACCGACTCCATGGCCGAATTCGCAATGGGCAAGGCCGCCATGGTTCAGAACGGTAACTGGGCCTGGAGCCAGATCGAAAAGGTTGACGGCAACGTGGTGAAGCAGGACGACATCAAGTTCCTGCCTATGTACATGGGTCTGCCTGACGAGGGCAAGACCGGCATCGCTGTGGGCACCGAGAACTACCTGGGTGTGAACAAGAAGGCCTCCGAGGCCGACCAGAAGGCATCCATCGACTTCGTCAACTGGCTCTTCACCACCGACGAAGGCAAGAAGTACGTCATCAACGATCTCGGCTTCAACGCACCGTTCAACAACTTCTCCAAGACGGACACGCCAAATGACCCATTGGCAAAGGAAGTTGCAGCCGCAATCGACAACAAGGAGCTGACCACCATTCCGTGGGACTTCCAGTACTTCCCATCCCAGAAGTTCAAGAACGACTTCGGCCAGGCGCTTGCCCAGTACGCTTCCGGCAACAAGTCCTGGGAAGAGGTCGTGAAGATCTTCACCGAGGGCTGGGCGGCTGAAAGCAAGTAG